One window of the Oceanicaulis sp. genome contains the following:
- a CDS encoding substrate-binding domain-containing protein, with amino-acid sequence MNRFTLAAGLAAAAMIAGCEQREEIVLSDVSEDPAPRAAEETTAAAGSAAGGRQGLRIVGSSTVFPFTTAVAENFGAKTGFPTPVVEATGTGGGMNLFCAGVGLTYPDATGASRPIKASEYQLCQDNGVTAITEVPIGFDGIVLGNAIESEAMNIEKQDLFLALSAEVPMPVNAAGEPLLDGSGALRAGASFSDVAGYSCESFVANPFTRWSDVDPDLPTSRIEVFGPPPTSGTRDAFVELGMFLGAERIDCLAEIQEANESRFEQLAARIREDGAWVDSGENDNAIVQTLANAPNAFGLFGYSFLEQNGDRIQAALVDGVEPTYENIAEGVYPISRSLYVYVKTQHQGVAPGLVPFVEELTSEEAWGPFGYLAERGLIALPEQRREQVAEDARALQPMRAPSN; translated from the coding sequence ATGAACCGTTTCACCCTCGCCGCCGGCCTCGCTGCGGCGGCCATGATCGCGGGCTGCGAACAGCGCGAGGAAATCGTGCTGAGCGACGTCTCCGAAGATCCCGCACCACGCGCCGCCGAAGAGACCACGGCCGCGGCGGGCTCGGCCGCAGGCGGCCGGCAGGGCCTGCGGATCGTGGGTTCCTCGACCGTCTTTCCCTTCACCACGGCGGTGGCCGAGAATTTCGGCGCGAAGACCGGTTTTCCCACTCCGGTGGTCGAGGCGACCGGCACAGGCGGGGGCATGAACCTGTTCTGCGCCGGGGTGGGGCTGACCTATCCCGACGCCACCGGCGCCTCGCGCCCGATCAAGGCCAGCGAATACCAGCTGTGCCAGGACAACGGCGTCACCGCGATCACCGAGGTTCCGATCGGGTTTGACGGCATCGTTCTGGGCAACGCCATCGAATCCGAAGCCATGAACATCGAAAAGCAGGACCTGTTCCTGGCGCTCAGCGCCGAGGTGCCGATGCCTGTGAACGCCGCCGGCGAACCGCTGCTCGACGGGTCGGGCGCCCTGCGCGCCGGGGCGAGCTTCTCCGATGTGGCCGGCTATAGCTGCGAGAGCTTCGTGGCGAACCCGTTCACGCGCTGGTCGGACGTCGATCCGGACCTGCCGACCTCGCGGATCGAGGTGTTCGGCCCGCCGCCCACCTCGGGCACGCGCGACGCCTTCGTCGAACTCGGCATGTTCCTGGGCGCGGAGCGGATCGACTGCCTGGCGGAAATCCAGGAGGCCAACGAGTCCCGCTTCGAACAGCTCGCCGCGCGCATCCGCGAGGACGGTGCCTGGGTGGATTCAGGCGAGAACGACAACGCCATCGTGCAGACCCTGGCCAACGCGCCCAACGCCTTCGGCCTGTTCGGCTATTCCTTCCTCGAGCAGAACGGCGACCGGATCCAGGCCGCGCTCGTGGACGGGGTGGAGCCGACCTATGAGAACATCGCCGAGGGCGTCTATCCGATCTCCCGCTCGCTCTACGTCTATGTGAAGACCCAGCATCAGGGCGTCGCGCCGGGCCTGGTCCCGTTCGTCGAGGAGCTGACCAGCGAGGAAGCCTGGGGCCCGTTCGGCTATCTCGCCGAACGCGGGCTGATCGCGCTGCCCGAACAGCGCCGCGAACAGGTCGCCGAAGACGCCCGCGCGCTTCAGCCCATGCGGGCGCCGTCGAACTAG
- a CDS encoding type III PLP-dependent enzyme — MSRYDTPLDLVRSRPVEGPVACARPDRLTIAANWFQTNFPGEVLYAVKANPSPWVVDALYGAGIRWFDVASLPEVELISSRCPGATMAFMHPVKSRHAIRRAYFDHGVKIFVLDCEAELNKILEETGHARDLILVVRLAVSNDGATLPLAGKFGAGEDEAPDLIRKARAHAWELGVSFHVGSQCMAPSAYRSAMMEASRLIVKAGVTVDIVDVGGGFPSIYPGMTPPPMGEYVAAIRSAFEEMMVLENADLWCEPGRALIAEAVSVLTRVELVKVNAVYMNDGSYGCLFDIVHAKWPFPMRVHRADGSPSEQTAEFKLYGPTCDSIDSMPGPYALPADLREGDVIEFGMLGAYGTAMATRFNGFGDVETVKVADFPWASMYSDAAVPLPETGGRVVPFARGLRRRRTRLMKRRG; from the coding sequence TTGTCACGTTACGATACGCCCCTGGACCTGGTCCGCTCTCGGCCTGTCGAAGGCCCGGTCGCCTGCGCGCGGCCCGATCGACTGACGATCGCAGCGAACTGGTTCCAGACAAATTTTCCGGGCGAGGTCCTTTACGCGGTCAAGGCCAACCCGTCCCCGTGGGTCGTCGATGCGCTTTACGGCGCCGGCATCCGCTGGTTCGACGTGGCCTCTCTGCCCGAGGTCGAGCTGATTTCATCGCGCTGTCCCGGCGCGACCATGGCCTTCATGCACCCGGTCAAAAGCCGGCACGCCATTCGGCGCGCCTATTTCGACCATGGCGTGAAGATCTTCGTGCTCGACTGCGAAGCCGAGCTGAACAAGATCCTTGAAGAGACCGGTCACGCCAGGGACCTCATTCTCGTCGTGCGCCTGGCCGTCTCCAATGACGGCGCGACCCTGCCGCTGGCGGGCAAGTTCGGCGCGGGCGAGGACGAGGCGCCCGATCTCATCCGCAAGGCGCGCGCGCACGCCTGGGAGCTGGGCGTCAGCTTCCATGTCGGCAGCCAGTGCATGGCGCCGAGCGCCTATCGCTCGGCCATGATGGAGGCCAGCCGCCTGATCGTGAAAGCGGGCGTCACCGTGGACATCGTCGATGTCGGCGGCGGCTTCCCGTCGATCTATCCCGGCATGACGCCGCCGCCCATGGGCGAGTACGTCGCGGCCATCCGGTCGGCCTTCGAGGAGATGATGGTCCTTGAAAACGCCGATCTGTGGTGCGAGCCGGGCCGCGCGCTGATCGCCGAGGCGGTGTCGGTGCTGACCCGTGTCGAGCTGGTGAAGGTGAACGCCGTCTACATGAACGACGGCTCCTACGGCTGCCTGTTCGACATCGTTCACGCCAAATGGCCGTTCCCGATGCGCGTGCACCGCGCGGACGGGTCGCCCAGCGAGCAGACCGCGGAGTTCAAGCTTTACGGGCCGACCTGCGATTCCATCGATTCCATGCCGGGCCCCTACGCCCTGCCGGCCGATCTGCGCGAAGGCGACGTGATCGAGTTCGGCATGCTGGGCGCGTACGGCACGGCGATGGCGACGCGCTTCAACGGTTTCGGGGACGTGGAGACCGTCAAGGTCGCCGACTTCCCCTGGGCCTCGATGTATTCCGACGCCGCCGTGCCGCTGCCTGAAACCGGCGGCCGTGTGGTGCCCTTCGCGCGCGGCCTGCGCCGGCGCAGAACCCGACTTATGAAGAGACGTGGATGA
- a CDS encoding deoxyhypusine synthase, with product MTEKSNRKAELLSSPVEHIDIASFDGRVIIDAWEKMSFSSRDAARAARILQQAVADPDCSVILTLAGSTSAGGCMHVWRDMVRNNMIDAIVATGASIVDMDFFEALGFKHYQASEIPDDRVLRDLYIDRIYDTYIDEEELQTTDHTIGEIADSLPAKPMSSRAFIKAMGKWLADGNAKKEGSLIEECYHHGVPIFVPAFSDCSAGFGLVKHQVERMKKGEGYLSIDSVADFRELTDIKIKAGKTGLFMVGGGVPKNFAQDTVVCAEILGHEDVSMHAYAVQITVADVRDGACSSSTLKEACSWGKVDVALEQMVYAEATTVAPVIVSDVFHRGAWKNRPRHRYGDMFED from the coding sequence ATGACTGAGAAATCCAACCGCAAGGCCGAGCTTCTTTCCAGCCCGGTCGAGCATATCGACATCGCCAGCTTCGACGGCCGCGTGATCATCGATGCGTGGGAGAAGATGAGCTTCTCCTCGCGCGACGCCGCGCGCGCTGCGCGGATCCTGCAGCAGGCGGTCGCCGATCCGGACTGCTCAGTGATCCTCACCCTGGCCGGTTCGACCAGCGCCGGCGGCTGCATGCATGTCTGGCGCGACATGGTGCGCAACAACATGATCGACGCGATCGTGGCCACCGGCGCGTCCATCGTGGACATGGACTTCTTCGAGGCGCTCGGCTTCAAGCACTATCAGGCCAGCGAGATCCCCGACGATCGCGTGCTGCGCGATCTGTATATCGACCGGATCTACGACACCTATATCGACGAAGAAGAGCTTCAGACCACCGACCACACGATCGGCGAGATCGCCGACTCCCTGCCCGCCAAGCCGATGTCCTCGCGCGCCTTCATCAAGGCGATGGGCAAGTGGCTGGCCGACGGCAACGCGAAGAAGGAAGGCTCCCTCATCGAGGAGTGCTACCATCACGGCGTGCCGATCTTCGTGCCGGCGTTTTCCGACTGCTCGGCGGGCTTCGGCCTCGTCAAGCACCAGGTCGAGCGCATGAAGAAGGGCGAGGGCTATCTGTCCATCGACAGCGTCGCCGACTTCCGCGAGCTGACCGACATCAAGATCAAGGCGGGCAAGACCGGCCTGTTCATGGTCGGCGGCGGCGTGCCGAAGAACTTCGCTCAGGACACCGTCGTGTGCGCGGAGATCCTCGGCCATGAAGACGTCTCCATGCACGCCTACGCCGTGCAGATCACCGTGGCCGACGTGCGCGACGGCGCCTGCTCGTCCTCGACGCTGAAAGAGGCGTGCAGCTGGGGCAAGGTGGACGTGGCGCTCGAGCAGATGGTCTACGCCGAAGCCACGACCGTGGCCCCGGTCATCGTCTCCGACGTCTTCCACCGCGGCGCCTGGAAAAACCGTCCGCGTCACCGCTACGGCGACATGTTCGAGGACTAG
- a CDS encoding DUF1206 domain-containing protein, with product MQKRPETSKTYEIVGRTGLFARAVVYALIAGLMLRAVFLPGGGGGGAEGGQEGVRPSEAFQWLETEIYGQILLAAIGLGLFLYAIWRFIEAGMDTSDEGRDAEGALARAGMAASGGGYALVGLAAIAVLFGRNQGEGGGGGATQKTVQWLLEQPFGPALAIVLGLVLLGIGGAQIWRAWKGEWKDDLDLGGWAGRTTGVIAAAIGLRGALFMVVGVFVILAGWQVDPSDAKGLSGAITWLRQQPYGVFLYVLGALALAGYGLYSFVQSRRMDFGPSAHA from the coding sequence ATGCAAAAACGACCTGAGACCTCCAAGACCTACGAGATCGTCGGCCGGACCGGGCTGTTCGCCCGCGCGGTCGTCTACGCCCTGATCGCCGGGCTGATGCTGCGCGCGGTGTTCCTGCCCGGCGGCGGAGGCGGCGGCGCGGAGGGCGGCCAGGAAGGCGTGCGCCCCAGCGAGGCCTTCCAGTGGCTGGAGACCGAGATCTACGGCCAGATCCTGCTCGCCGCGATCGGTCTTGGGCTGTTTCTCTACGCGATCTGGCGCTTCATCGAGGCGGGCATGGACACCTCCGACGAGGGCCGGGACGCCGAGGGCGCGCTCGCCCGCGCCGGCATGGCCGCTTCGGGCGGAGGCTATGCGCTGGTCGGCCTCGCCGCGATCGCGGTGCTGTTCGGGCGCAACCAGGGCGAAGGCGGCGGTGGCGGCGCGACGCAGAAGACCGTGCAATGGCTGCTCGAACAGCCCTTCGGCCCGGCGCTGGCGATCGTGCTCGGCCTGGTGCTGCTCGGCATCGGCGGGGCGCAGATCTGGCGCGCCTGGAAGGGCGAGTGGAAGGACGATCTCGACCTCGGCGGCTGGGCGGGCCGGACGACCGGCGTCATCGCGGCGGCCATCGGGCTGCGCGGCGCGCTGTTCATGGTGGTCGGCGTGTTCGTGATCCTGGCCGGCTGGCAGGTCGACCCTTCCGACGCGAAGGGGCTGTCGGGCGCGATCACCTGGCTGAGGCAGCAGCCCTACGGCGTTTTCCTCTATGTCCTTGGCGCGCTCGCGCTCGCCGGCTACGGGCTCTACTCCTTCGTGCAGAGCCGAAGGATGGACTTCGGCCCGAGCGCGCACGCGTGA
- a CDS encoding MarC family protein: MDAIDYSLLTASLVTFFVVIDPIGVAPIFASLTEGSTAAHKRKMAIKSVLIATVVLFGFAIGGEWLLGALHVSLDAFRAAGGVLLFMLALDMIFEHRSKRREERAGALNEADEAIPGTNEDISVFPMAIPMLAGPGAIASVMLFMSEAEGDRIGQALVFGGMGAILLVCLVLFLAVGWIMRVIGDTLAAMITRILGVILAALAAQFIFDGIAGALL; this comes from the coding sequence ATGGACGCGATCGATTATTCGTTGCTGACCGCTTCTCTGGTCACCTTCTTCGTGGTCATCGACCCGATCGGCGTCGCGCCGATCTTCGCGAGCCTCACGGAAGGCTCGACCGCCGCGCACAAGCGCAAGATGGCGATCAAGTCGGTGCTGATCGCCACGGTCGTGCTGTTCGGCTTCGCGATCGGCGGGGAATGGCTGCTGGGCGCGCTGCATGTGAGCCTGGACGCGTTCCGGGCCGCCGGCGGGGTGCTTCTGTTCATGCTGGCGCTCGACATGATCTTCGAGCACCGCTCCAAACGCCGCGAGGAGCGGGCCGGCGCGCTAAACGAGGCCGACGAGGCGATCCCCGGCACCAACGAGGACATCTCCGTCTTCCCCATGGCGATCCCGATGCTGGCCGGCCCCGGCGCGATCGCCTCGGTCATGCTGTTCATGAGCGAGGCCGAAGGCGACCGGATCGGTCAGGCGCTGGTCTTCGGCGGGATGGGCGCGATCCTTCTGGTCTGCCTGGTCCTGTTCCTGGCGGTGGGCTGGATCATGCGCGTGATCGGCGACACGCTGGCGGCGATGATCACCCGCATTCTCGGCGTGATCCTGGCCGCCCTCGCCGCCCAGTTCATCTTCGACGGGATCGCCGGAGCGCTGCTCTAG
- a CDS encoding HlyC/CorC family transporter — protein MTIEPWMGWAALAVLGLLAFSGFFSGSETALTATSKARMLSLEKEKDARAKRVNLLIADRERLIGAILLGNNLVNILASSIAAAVFLAMFGEAGVPIATLVMTFLVLIFAEVMPKTYALSNPDRLALVVSLPLRFFVTIFAPVVAAVQLVVRFALRLLGANVEGPVLSAHEEIRGHIDLHHQEGGVVKTDRDMLGGVLDLRELTVDDVMVHRKNLVMLDIDQSRADLVETALTSPHTRLPLFQDDPENIVGVLHVRDLARALHQAGGDAAKIDIEAIKREPWFIPETTELQEQLNAFRVKREHFALVIDEYGGLMGVITLEDILEEIVGDIEDEHDVAVAGVAPLPDGFVMVEGATPIRDVNRALDWELPDDEAVTIAGLVIHEAQTIPEAGQVFRFHGVQFEILERKRNQITRMRLKAEPRPVETA, from the coding sequence ATGACCATCGAACCCTGGATGGGGTGGGCCGCCCTGGCGGTGCTGGGCCTTCTGGCCTTTTCGGGCTTTTTCTCCGGCTCGGAGACCGCACTGACCGCGACCTCGAAGGCGCGCATGCTCTCGCTGGAAAAGGAGAAGGACGCCCGCGCCAAGCGGGTGAACCTGCTCATCGCCGACCGCGAGCGGCTGATCGGCGCGATTCTTCTGGGCAACAACCTGGTGAACATCCTCGCCTCGTCCATCGCTGCGGCGGTGTTCCTGGCGATGTTCGGCGAGGCGGGCGTGCCCATCGCCACGCTGGTGATGACCTTCCTCGTGCTCATCTTCGCCGAGGTGATGCCCAAGACCTATGCGCTGTCCAACCCCGACCGCCTCGCGCTGGTCGTCTCGCTGCCGCTGCGCTTTTTCGTGACCATTTTCGCGCCGGTCGTGGCGGCGGTTCAGCTCGTCGTGCGGTTCGCGCTGCGTCTGCTCGGCGCCAATGTCGAAGGCCCGGTCCTCAGCGCGCACGAGGAGATCCGCGGTCATATCGACCTGCATCATCAGGAAGGCGGCGTGGTGAAGACCGACCGCGACATGCTCGGCGGCGTGCTCGATTTGCGCGAGCTGACCGTGGACGACGTCATGGTGCACCGGAAGAACCTGGTCATGCTCGACATCGACCAGTCGCGCGCCGACCTCGTCGAGACCGCGCTGACGAGCCCGCATACGCGCCTGCCGCTGTTCCAGGACGATCCTGAAAACATCGTCGGCGTGCTGCATGTGCGCGACCTCGCCCGGGCGCTGCACCAGGCCGGCGGAGACGCGGCGAAGATCGACATCGAGGCGATCAAGCGCGAGCCCTGGTTCATTCCCGAGACGACCGAGCTTCAGGAGCAGCTCAACGCCTTCCGGGTGAAGCGCGAGCACTTCGCGCTGGTCATCGACGAGTATGGCGGGCTGATGGGCGTGATCACGCTCGAGGACATTCTCGAGGAGATCGTGGGCGACATCGAGGACGAGCACGACGTGGCGGTGGCCGGCGTCGCGCCGCTGCCCGACGGCTTCGTCATGGTCGAGGGCGCGACGCCCATCCGCGACGTGAACCGGGCGCTGGACTGGGAACTGCCCGACGACGAGGCGGTGACGATCGCGGGCCTCGTCATCCACGAGGCGCAGACCATCCCTGAAGCCGGGCAGGTCTTCCGCTTTCACGGCGTGCAGTTCGAGATCCTGGAGCGCAAGCGCAACCAGATCACGCGCATGCGCCTGAAGGCCGAACCCAGGCCGGTGGAGACCGCCTAG
- the aroB gene encoding 3-dehydroquinate synthase — MSAIRTVPVELGERSYEVLIGEDALTASAGRLAALCPRGRALIAADRAALSLHGEALNAALGAARLTPVIFEIEAGEGAKSWTGLQTLVDGLLDANMERGEALIAFGGGTVGDLAGFASAITKRGTRFVQIPTTLLAQVDSSVGGKTAINTKAGKNLVGAFHQPDLVIADTAFLATLSDREMRAGYAEIVKAGLINDAALFDRLEALGPAALEGEALTDAIADAVAFKARIVAEDERESGVRALLNLGHTFAHAFEAEAAPGALVHGEAVAAGLVLAFAYSERTGVCAPGAAARVCAHLQAVGLPSSARALTGGPYTAAKLVERMRSDKKNAGGAITLVLARAIGDAYVSPGADDRDLIEFLSEDLDTR; from the coding sequence GTGAGCGCGATCAGAACCGTTCCCGTCGAACTCGGCGAGCGCTCCTATGAGGTCCTGATCGGCGAGGACGCGCTCACCGCTTCGGCGGGCCGTCTGGCTGCGCTCTGCCCGCGCGGCCGGGCGTTGATCGCAGCAGACCGGGCTGCGCTTTCGCTGCATGGCGAGGCGCTGAACGCCGCGCTCGGCGCGGCCAGGCTCACGCCTGTGATCTTCGAGATCGAAGCCGGTGAGGGGGCCAAGAGCTGGACCGGCCTGCAGACGCTCGTCGACGGCCTGCTCGACGCCAACATGGAGCGCGGGGAAGCGCTGATCGCCTTCGGCGGGGGCACGGTGGGCGACCTGGCCGGTTTTGCGAGCGCGATCACCAAACGCGGCACGCGCTTTGTCCAGATCCCCACCACGCTGCTGGCCCAGGTCGACAGCTCGGTGGGCGGCAAGACGGCGATCAATACGAAGGCGGGCAAGAACCTGGTCGGCGCCTTCCACCAGCCTGACCTCGTGATAGCGGACACTGCGTTTCTGGCGACCCTGTCCGACCGGGAAATGCGTGCGGGCTACGCCGAGATTGTCAAGGCGGGCCTTATAAACGACGCCGCCCTGTTCGATCGGCTCGAAGCGCTGGGACCGGCCGCGCTGGAAGGCGAGGCGCTGACCGATGCCATCGCCGACGCAGTCGCCTTCAAGGCGCGCATCGTGGCTGAGGACGAACGGGAATCCGGCGTGAGGGCCCTGCTCAATCTCGGGCACACTTTCGCGCACGCTTTCGAGGCGGAGGCCGCGCCCGGGGCCCTCGTGCACGGCGAGGCGGTCGCCGCGGGGCTGGTGCTCGCCTTCGCCTATTCAGAACGCACCGGCGTCTGCGCGCCCGGCGCTGCGGCGCGGGTGTGCGCGCATCTGCAGGCGGTGGGCCTGCCTTCCTCTGCCCGCGCGCTTACTGGCGGGCCTTACACTGCGGCAAAGCTGGTGGAGCGTATGCGCTCTGACAAGAAAAACGCAGGCGGTGCGATCACGCTGGTCCTCGCCAGAGCGATCGGCGATGCTTATGTGTCACCCGGCGCGGACGACCGCGACCTGATTGAATTTCTGAGCGAGGACCTCGACACGCGATGA
- a CDS encoding shikimate kinase, translated as MSAKPSHSAPGRTIALVGLMGVGKTTIGRRLAARLGRRFADADEAVAEAAGRTVPEIFADFGEAAFRDGERKVIARLIEENEPMVLALGGGAFVDPDTRALIKREAVSIWLRADVDTLVERTARRPGARPLLENDDPRAVLTRLAKVREPAYAEADIAINSDASSHDTTVERVLDALAAFQERTP; from the coding sequence ATGAGCGCGAAGCCTTCCCACAGCGCGCCCGGCCGGACGATCGCCCTCGTCGGGCTTATGGGCGTCGGCAAGACCACGATCGGGCGCCGGCTGGCCGCCCGCCTGGGCCGCCGCTTCGCGGACGCCGACGAGGCGGTGGCCGAAGCCGCAGGCCGGACCGTGCCCGAAATCTTCGCCGATTTCGGCGAGGCCGCCTTCCGCGACGGAGAGCGCAAGGTGATCGCCCGGCTGATTGAGGAGAACGAACCGATGGTGCTCGCGCTGGGCGGCGGCGCCTTCGTCGATCCCGATACGCGCGCCCTGATCAAGCGCGAAGCCGTCTCGATCTGGCTGCGTGCGGATGTCGATACGCTGGTCGAGCGCACCGCGCGGCGGCCCGGCGCGCGGCCGCTTCTGGAGAACGATGATCCCAGGGCCGTGCTGACACGCTTGGCGAAGGTTCGCGAACCCGCCTACGCCGAAGCCGACATCGCGATCAACAGCGATGCGTCGAGCCACGACACCACGGTCGAACGCGTTCTGGACGCGCTCGCCGCCTTTCAGGAGCGCACGCCGTGA
- a CDS encoding site-specific tyrosine recombinase XerD, with amino-acid sequence MSARAIALFLDMMAAERGAARNTLEAYRRDLDDVSDRLARDGAALDTAQTRDLEAVLGSIAKDGLSPATSARRLSAIKRFYRFLLKEGLRPDDPAAGLTAPKKPRPLPKVLSEAEVDSLFLAAEARQDAAGLRARALLETLYAGGLRVSELVTLPLSAVARAERVLMVTGKGGKERLVPLTEPAVEAIAAYRAVRGEHLPGEAAPSRRTAERYLFPSRTAKEGHLTRERFAQILKDLALAAGLDPDRVSPHVLRHAFATHLLANGADLRSVQTLLGHADVSTTQIYTRVLEERLTALMRDAHPLSRKD; translated from the coding sequence GTGAGCGCACGCGCGATCGCGCTGTTTCTCGACATGATGGCCGCCGAGCGTGGCGCGGCGCGCAACACGCTCGAGGCCTATCGCCGCGATCTCGACGATGTCAGCGACCGCCTCGCGCGCGACGGCGCCGCGCTCGACACCGCACAGACCCGCGATCTCGAAGCGGTGCTGGGCTCGATCGCCAAGGACGGGCTGAGCCCGGCGACGAGCGCGCGCCGTCTGTCGGCGATCAAGCGCTTCTACCGCTTCCTCCTGAAGGAAGGCCTGCGGCCCGACGATCCCGCCGCCGGGCTGACCGCGCCGAAAAAACCGCGTCCGCTTCCGAAAGTGCTGAGCGAGGCGGAGGTCGACTCGCTCTTCCTCGCCGCCGAGGCCCGGCAGGACGCCGCCGGATTGCGGGCGCGGGCGCTGCTGGAGACGCTCTATGCGGGCGGGCTGCGCGTCAGCGAGCTGGTCACCCTGCCCCTCTCAGCCGTGGCGCGCGCAGAGCGGGTACTGATGGTCACCGGCAAGGGCGGCAAGGAGCGGCTCGTCCCGCTGACTGAGCCGGCGGTGGAGGCGATCGCCGCCTATCGCGCCGTGCGCGGCGAGCATCTGCCCGGCGAGGCCGCGCCGTCCCGCAGAACGGCCGAGCGCTATCTTTTCCCGTCCCGGACGGCGAAAGAGGGCCACCTCACCCGCGAGCGTTTCGCGCAGATCCTGAAGGATCTCGCGCTGGCCGCCGGGCTCGACCCCGATCGGGTGAGCCCGCACGTGCTGCGCCACGCCTTCGCGACCCATCTTCTGGCCAACGGCGCCGATCTCAGAAGCGTGCAGACCCTGCTGGGCCACGCCGACGTTTCGACGACCCAGATCTACACCCGTGTGCTGGAGGAGCGGCTGACCGCGCTGATGCGCGACGCGCACCCGTTGTCGCGGAAGGACTAG
- a CDS encoding RodZ domain-containing protein: MSSSNPDFSASDDAYVPVDAVFDEDGAGEAEELDLSLGERLKKARTRAGYTLDSASARTRIKRDYLEGLESMDRRALPSRAYAVGYLRTYASFLGLDAGACIDQFKAELDVDAGRATPTSPQERREIKLPRGVVGAVLILGGVIAAAAWYGNYVSRNEAFEAASSPMDTLLASRTPLVAVNERPAPRPDAIWTGLPDPVNARALVLEAAGPVYLEVRDASGRILVARDLEPGEVYRAPDEPGLTLSTSDAGSVLVRAGGRPLGALGESGEAVDGVSAAEFVIAALREARAESEAAEG; this comes from the coding sequence ATGAGCAGCAGCAATCCCGACTTCTCGGCGTCGGACGACGCCTACGTGCCCGTCGACGCGGTGTTCGACGAAGACGGCGCGGGTGAAGCCGAGGAGCTGGACCTGTCGCTGGGCGAGCGGCTGAAGAAGGCGCGCACCCGGGCCGGCTACACGCTGGATTCCGCGTCGGCGCGCACCCGCATCAAGCGCGATTATCTTGAAGGCCTTGAAAGCATGGACCGCCGCGCGCTGCCTTCGCGCGCCTATGCTGTGGGCTATCTCAGAACCTATGCGAGCTTTCTGGGGCTCGACGCGGGCGCCTGCATCGACCAGTTCAAGGCCGAGCTCGATGTCGACGCGGGCCGGGCCACCCCGACCAGCCCGCAGGAGCGCCGCGAGATCAAGTTGCCGCGCGGCGTCGTCGGCGCGGTGCTGATCCTGGGCGGCGTTATCGCCGCGGCCGCCTGGTACGGCAATTACGTCTCGCGCAACGAAGCTTTCGAAGCCGCCTCGAGCCCGATGGATACGCTTCTGGCGAGCCGGACCCCGCTCGTGGCGGTCAATGAACGCCCCGCCCCGCGCCCTGACGCGATCTGGACCGGCCTGCCCGATCCGGTCAATGCGCGCGCCCTGGTGCTCGAAGCGGCCGGGCCGGTCTATCTCGAAGTCCGCGACGCGTCGGGCCGCATCCTGGTGGCGCGCGATCTCGAACCCGGCGAGGTCTATCGCGCGCCTGACGAGCCGGGCCTGACCCTGTCGACATCGGACGCCGGGTCGGTCCTCGTTCGCGCCGGCGGCCGCCCTCTGGGCGCGCTGGGTGAAAGCGGCGAGGCGGTGGACGGCGTGTCGGCCGCCGAATTCGTCATCGCCGCTCTGCGCGAAGCGCGCGCCGAGAGCGAAGCGGCCGAAGGCTAG